One part of the Eucalyptus grandis isolate ANBG69807.140 chromosome 10, ASM1654582v1, whole genome shotgun sequence genome encodes these proteins:
- the LOC104423021 gene encoding LOW QUALITY PROTEIN: protein ROOT HAIR DEFECTIVE 3 (The sequence of the model RefSeq protein was modified relative to this genomic sequence to represent the inferred CDS: inserted 4 bases in 4 codons; substituted 1 base at 1 genomic stop codon) — MDNSGECCSTQLVDGDGVFNVDGLENFIKEVKLRECGLSYAVVSIMGPQSSGKSTLLNHLFRTKFREMDAFKGRSQTTKGIWLAKGADIEPCTLVMDLEGTDGRERGEDDTAFEKQSALFALAVSDIVLINMWCHDIGREQAANKPLLKTVFQVMMRLFSPRKTTLLFVIRDKTRTPLENLEPVLREDVQKIWDNVPKPQAHKETPISEFFNVEVTALSSYEEKEEQFKEQVAILRQRFFHSIAPGGLAGDRRGVVPASAFAFSAQQMWKVIKENKDLDLPAHKVMVATVRCEEIAHEKYSSFTENEDWCSIEEAVQLGPIPGFGKKVSSILDAYLSGYDSEAVYFEESVRSXRKQLEEKLLQLVKPAFQSVLEHIGCETLGKFKEAFDKALNGGEGFSVAAHDCAQFYVALFDKGCADAVIEXAKWDTSRAXEKLRRDIDAHVASVRAAKLSELTKAYEAKLNEALSGPVEALLEGANNETWSAIRKLLSRETESAVTGLSGALSGFDLDEQSKEKMLLAIRDTARGMVEAKAREXAGGVLALMKDRFTTLFCHDADSMPRVWXGKEDIRAINKVARSASLKLLSVMAAVRLDNEKDNIDKSLSVALLDTKPTTTDRSVTTVDPLASSTWEEIPSSKTLITPVQCKSLWRQFKAETEYTVTQAISAQEANRRNNNWMPPPWAIVALVVLGFNEFMTLLRNPLYLGVIFVGFLLVKALWVQLDISGEFRNGALPGLISLSSKFVPTIMNLLKRLAEEGQVPASNNPHGNPSLTSKSLRNGVGTSSGLSSTASSNVTSEQEAEYSSPSKEE; from the exons ATGG ATAATTCTGGCGAATGTTGTTCTACTCAACTTGTTGATGGAGATGGAGTATTCAATGTCGATGGACTGGAAAATTTCATCAAGGAGGTCAAATTGAGGGAATGTGGCCTTTCTTACGCCGTTGTCTCCATCATGGGTCCTCAAAGTAGTG GGAAGAGTACACTGTTAAATCATCTATTTCGCACCAAGTTTAGGGAGATGGATGCTTTTAAAGGAAG GTCCCAAACCACCAAAGGTATATGGCTGGCGAAAGGTGCGGACATTGAACCGTGTACTCTGGTTATGGACTTGGAGGGAACTGatggaagagaaagaggagag gaCGATACTGCTTTTGAAAAGCAGAGTGCTCTTTTCGCTTTGGCTGTCTCCGATATAGTGCTCATTAACAT GTGGTGTCATGATATTGGCCGGGAACAAGCTGCCAACAAGCCTCTTCTGAAAACTGTATTCCAG GTCATGATGCGATTGTTTAGCCCTCGGAAAACAACTCTGTTGTTTGTCATACGGGATAAAACAAGG ACTCCTCTGGAAAATCTAGAACCTGTCTTGAGAGAAGATGTGCAGAAG ATATGGGACAATGTTCCTAAGCCACAAGCGCACAAGGAAACTCCTATcagtgaattttttaat GTTGAGGTTACTGCTCTGTCTAGTTatgaagagaaggaagagcaaTTTAAAGAGCAG GTGGCCATCCTTAGACAGCGATTCTTTCATTCTATTGCACCTGGTGGGCTCGCAGGAGATCGAAGGGGAGTAGTTCCTGCATCGGCATTTGCTTTTAGTGCTCAGCAGATGTGGAAGGTCATCAAGGAGAATAAGGACCTTGACTTGCCTGCACATAAG GTCATGGTTGCTACTGTACGATGTGAAGAAATCGCCCACGAAAAATATTCCAGTTTCACTGAAAATGAG GATTGGTGTTCGATTGAGGAGGCTGTGCAATTGGGACCAATTCCAGGTTTTGGAAAGAAAGTCAGTTCAATTCTTGACGCTTACTTATCAGG GTATGACTCAGAGGCTGTATATTTTGAGGAGAGTGTTAGATCTTGACGAAAGCAGCTTGAAGAAAAGTTACTTCAA CTTGTAAAACCAGCTTTCCAATCTGTTCTTGAACATATTGGGTGCGAAACTCTAGGTAAATTCAAAGAAGCATTTGATAAGGCTCTGAATGGAGGAGAAGGGTTTTCTGTTGCTGCTCATGACTGCGCTCAGTTTTATGTGGCTCTGTTTGACAAAGGATGTGCAG ATGCCGTAATTG AAGCCAAATGGGATACATCTAGAG CGGAGAAGCTGCGGCGTGACATTGATGCCCATGTTGCTTCTGTCCGTGCTGCCAAGCTCTCTGAGCTTACAAAAGCATATGAG GCAAAACTGAATGAAGCATTGTCTGGACCAGTGGAAGCTCTTTTGGAAGGAGCTAATAATGAAACCTGGTCGGCTATCAGGAAACTTCTTTCGCGTGAGACCGAATCGGCAGTAACTGGGCTCTCTGGCGCCCTTTCTGGTTTTGACCTGGATGAACAGAGCAAGGAAAAAATGCTTTTGGCTATAAGAGATACTGCGAGGGGCATGGTTGAAGCAAAAGCAAGGG AAGCTGGCGGAGTCCTTGCACTCATGAAGGACCG GTTTACAACATTGTTTTGCCATGATGCTGACTCTATGCCGAGAGTTT ACGGGAAGGAAGATATTCGAGCAATCAACAAAGTTGCTCGTTCCGCA TCATTAAAGTTGCTGTCTGTAATGGCGGCAGTGCGTTTGGATAATGAGAAAGATAACATCGACAAAAGTTTGTCTGTTGCTTTGCTGGACACCAAGCCTACTACCACTGACAGGAGCGTTACAACAGTAGATCCCTTGGCTTCCAGCACATGGGAAGAG ATTCCTTCATCAAAAACACTGATCACACCAGTTCAGTGCAAATCATTGTGGAGACAATTTAAGGCGGAGACTGAGTACACCGTCACTCAAGCAATTTCTGCTCAG GAAGCAAACAGGCGTAACAACAACTGGATGCCACCTCCATGGGCAATTGTTGCATTAGTTGTTTTAGGGTTTAACGAATTTATGACACTTCTTAG AAATCCCCTGTATTTGGGCGTCATATTTGTGGGATTTTTACTCGTCAAAGCACTATGGGTGCAGCTTGATATATCTGGTGAATTCCGTAATGGCGCT CTTCCTGGGCTTATATCCTTGTCAAGCAAGTTCGTTCCCACTATTATGAACCTTCTCAAAAGACTAGCAGAAGAAGGGCAAGTGCCTGCATCAAACAATCCTCACGGAAATCCTTCTCTCACATCAAAGAGCTTACGTAATGGAGTCGGAACATCGAGTGGTTTATCTTCCACTGCTTCTTCCAACGTAACCTCGGAGCAAGAAGCTGAGTATTCAAGTCCTTCTAAGGAAGAGTAG
- the LOC120286354 gene encoding receptor-like serine/threonine-protein kinase ALE2 isoform X1, translating into MGIQMHLIVMLMGVPVLCNLLWVHGSADEASFPAASPLTITAQKHRKPLGSHSNRPLHFPAFMREPPPKAKTLNPTVAPVSPKVVKPSSISVAPSVSSFQGPVKKWIHGYAHAPSVSSHKHHHHVRNHFSNSAPQQSPFPWHIYHRAGPAISPAQSPFPTSRRSHLPAPAPSPTMLSSQSNKPTLPPEFSPFGSAEKTKTPPPRPLLALPPPPPNEDCASVTCTEPLTYPPPGIPCKCVWPIQVKLRLAVALYTFFPLVTELAKEISASLSLDHSQVRVMGANSASPQLEKTAVLINLVPQGEKFGNDSAFAIYKKFFHKQVHMEASLFGDYEVLYVHYPGLPPSPPSSIITTDSSPYMDNEDKGPVTKPLGVNVPKRKRDGPSGSTIAVLVLSSFTVLIVCTVITWVLLRKCEACHHQSKKSPRPLSPEKPSAGFAKPVMQRGVSNLASTSFCSNGILCAGSAKTFSSNDIERFTNNFDSSRVLGEGGFGIVYRGILDNGEEMAVKVLKRDDRHGSRDFLSEVEMLSRLHHRNLVKLIGICVEEHIRCVVYELIANGSVDSHLHGCDKENDPLDWGARMKIALGAARGLAYLHEDSSPRVIHRDFKSSNILLEPDFTPRVSDFGLARAAMDEGNNRQVSTHVMGTFGYLAPEYAMTGHLLVKSDVYSYGVVLLELLTGRKPVDLSQPPGQENLVSWARPLLTDKDGLQTIIDPSVRSSMSFNSVAKVAAIASMCVQPEASHRPFMGEVVQALKLVINEFDETKELSPGSCTGQESSSCVDGKVRKVPHEFVEALLTGNSTPIKGFNHLEQLECFRASTGIEDEETGYSTRHCRSGPLRMGKRRQFWQRLRSLSRGSLSEHEFALKFWPDTY; encoded by the exons ATGGGTATTCAAATGCACTTGATTGTCATGCTGATGGGAGTACCTGTGCTCTGCAATTTGTTGTGGGTTCACGGATCTGCAG ACGAGGCCTCCTTTCCGGCTGCTAGTCCTCTTACGATTACCGCACAAAAACACAGGAAGCCACTTGGCTCACACTCAAACAGGCCATTGCACTTTCCAGCATTTATGCGTGAACCACCCCCCAAAG CTAAGACTTTGAATCCTACTGTAGCACCTGTTTCGCCGAAGGTTGTGAAGCCTTCAAGTATTTCAGTTGCACCTTCTGTATCATCTTTCCAAGGGCCAGTGAAGAAATGGATACACGGTTATGCACATGCTCCTTCAGTATCATCTCATAAGCATCATCACCATGTCAGAAACCACTTCAGCAACTCTGCTCCGCAGCAATCTCCATTTCCATGGCACATTTACCACCGAGCAG GTCCTGCTATTTCCCCAGCTCAATCTCCATTCCCTACTTCTAGAAGATCACATTTGCCAGCACCTGCACCATCACCCACCATGCTGTCAAGCCAGTCTAATA AGCctactcttccacctgaattcTCCCCTTTCGGATCAGCAGAGAAAACGAAGACTCCACCGCCAAGGCCACTTCTGGCTTtacctcctccacctcctaATGAAG ATTGCGCATCAGTAACATGCACAGAGCCATTAACATACCCGCCTCCTGGAATTCCCTGCAAATGTGTATGGCCAATTCAGGTGAAACTTCGGCTAGCGGTCGCACTATACACATTCTTCCCTTTGGTTACAGAGCTTGCCAAGGAAATTTCTGCGAGTTTGTCCTTAGATCATAGCCAAGTGCGCGTAATGGGAGCAAATTCAGCCAGTCCACAACTGGAAAAAACTGCAGTTCTAATTAATTTGGTGCCGCAAGGGGAAAAATTCGGGAATGATTCTGCATTTGCAATCTATAAAAAATTCTTCCACAAGCAGGTTCATATGGAGGCATCACTGTTTGGTGATTATGAAGTTCTATATGTTCACTATCCAG GTCTTCCACCTTCACCACCTTCTAGCATCATTACCACTGACAGTTCACCATATATGGACAATGAGGACAAAGGCCCGGTGACAAAACCATTAGGGGTTAATGTGCCTAAGAGGAAAAGAGATGGCCCTAGTGGAAGCACGATTGCTGTACTTGTTCTATCATCTTTCACGGTATTAATCGTGTGCACAGTCATCACGTGGGTACTACTGAGAAAGTGTGAAGCTTGTCATCATCAATCTAAAAAGTCGCCACGGCCTCTCTCCCCAGAAAAACCTTCAG CAGGTTTTGCTAAGCCTGTGATGCAGAGAGGTGTGTCCAACTTAGCATCAACTTCGTTCTGCTCTAATGGAATCTTGTGTGCCGGATCTGCCAAAACATTCAGCTCAAACGACATAGAGAGATTCACCAACAATTTCGATTCTTCGAGAGTACTCGGAGAAGGCGGTTTCGGGATAGTCTACAGAGGCATATTAGACAATGGAGAGGAGATGGCAGTGAAGGTTCTGAAGAGGGATGATCGTCATGGAAGCCGTGATTTCTTGTCAGAGGTGGAAATGTTGAGCCGTCTCCACCACAGAAACCTAGTCAAGTTAATTGGCATATGCGTGGAAGAACACATCCGCTGTGTTGTGTATGAACTCATAGCGAATGGAAGTGTCGATTCCCACTTACATG GTTGTGACAAGGAGAATGATCCGCTTGACTGGGGTGCTAGAATGAAGATCGCACTGGGTGCGGCTCGAGGTTTGGCCTACCTCCATGAAGACTCGAGCCCTCGTGTTATACATCGAGATTTCAAGTCCAGCAACATCTTGTTGGAGCCTGACTTCACGCCAAGAGTGTCTGACTTTGGATTGGCTAGAGCTGCAATGGACGAGGGGAACAACAGACAAGTTTCTACCCATGTTATGGGGACTTTTGG CTACTTGGCACCAGAATATGCAATGACGGGTCATCTTCTAGTCAAAAGTGATGTTTATAGCTACGGGGTTGTCCTCCTCGAACTTCTAACGGGCAGGAAGCCGGTAGATCTGTCGCAACCGCCTGGCCAAGAGAATCTCGTTTCCTGGGCCCGGCCGCTCCTCACAGACAAGGATGGCTTGCAAACAATCATCGACCCATCCGTGAGATCGAGCATGTCATTCAATAGCGTGGCCAAGGTGGCGGCAATAGCTTCAATGTGCGTGCAACCGGAGGCATCGCACCGTCCATTCATGGGTGAAGTGGTTCAAGCCTTGAAGCTAGTTATAAACGAGTTTGATGAAACGAAGGAGCTAAGTCCCGGAAGTTGCACAGGCCAAGAATCCTCTAGTTGTGTCGATGGCAAAGTTCGTAAAGTTCCACACGAATTTGTTGAAGCTTTGTTGACAGGCAACAGTACACCAATCAAAGGTTTTAACCATCTAGAACAATTGGAATGCTTCAGAGCATCAACTGGGATCGAGGACGAAGAAACCGGGTACTCCACGAGGCATTGTCGCTCGGGCCCATTGAGAATGGGAAAGAGAAGGCAATTTTGGCAGAGACTCAGGAGCTTATCCAGAGGTAGCTTGAGCGAACATGAATTTGCCTTGAAGTTCTGGCCAGATACATATTGA
- the LOC104434376 gene encoding glutathione S-transferase zeta class — protein sequence MHLVPVLVDGDFVVSDSYAILLYLEEKYPQKALLPRDPRLKALNLQAASIISSSIQPLQMLTVLAKFPTLRRIHESYKTLPEYEASSPNVNPMP from the exons ATGCATTTGGTTCCAGTGTTAGTGGACGGAGATTTCGTGGTTTCAGATTCTTATGCAATTTTGCTG TATTTGGAAGAAAAGTATCCTCAGAAGGCTTTGTTACCTCGTGATCCTCGATTGAAAGCTCTCAACCTCCAg GCTGCAAGTATAATCAGCTCGAGCATACAGCCTCTTCAGATGCTGACTGTGCTG GCCAAGTTCCCTACTTTGAGGAGGATCCATGAATCGTACAAGACTTTGCCTGAATACGAAGCATCATCACCGAACGTCAACCCGATGCCATGA
- the LOC120286354 gene encoding receptor-like serine/threonine-protein kinase ALE2 isoform X2: MGIQMHLIVMLMGVPVLCNLLWVHGSADEASFPAASPLTITAQKHRKPLGSHSNRPLHFPAFMREPPPKAKTLNPTVAPVSPKVVKPSSISVAPSVSSFQGPVKKWIHGYAHAPSVSSHKHHHHVRNHFSNSAPQQSPFPWHIYHRAGPAISPAQSPFPTSRRSHLPAPAPSPTMLSSQSNKPTLPPEFSPFGSAEKTKTPPPRPLLALPPPPPNEDCASVTCTEPLTYPPPGIPCKCVWPIQVKLRLAVALYTFFPLVTELAKEISASLSLDHSQVRVMGANSASPQLEKTAVLINLVPQGEKFGNDSAFAIYKKFFHKQVHMEASLFGDYEVLYVHYPGLPPSPPSSIITTDSSPYMDNEDKGPVTKPLGVNVPKRKRDGPSGSTIAVLVLSSFTVLIVCTVITWVLLRKCEACHHQSKKSPRPLSPEKPSGFAKPVMQRGVSNLASTSFCSNGILCAGSAKTFSSNDIERFTNNFDSSRVLGEGGFGIVYRGILDNGEEMAVKVLKRDDRHGSRDFLSEVEMLSRLHHRNLVKLIGICVEEHIRCVVYELIANGSVDSHLHGCDKENDPLDWGARMKIALGAARGLAYLHEDSSPRVIHRDFKSSNILLEPDFTPRVSDFGLARAAMDEGNNRQVSTHVMGTFGYLAPEYAMTGHLLVKSDVYSYGVVLLELLTGRKPVDLSQPPGQENLVSWARPLLTDKDGLQTIIDPSVRSSMSFNSVAKVAAIASMCVQPEASHRPFMGEVVQALKLVINEFDETKELSPGSCTGQESSSCVDGKVRKVPHEFVEALLTGNSTPIKGFNHLEQLECFRASTGIEDEETGYSTRHCRSGPLRMGKRRQFWQRLRSLSRGSLSEHEFALKFWPDTY, from the exons ATGGGTATTCAAATGCACTTGATTGTCATGCTGATGGGAGTACCTGTGCTCTGCAATTTGTTGTGGGTTCACGGATCTGCAG ACGAGGCCTCCTTTCCGGCTGCTAGTCCTCTTACGATTACCGCACAAAAACACAGGAAGCCACTTGGCTCACACTCAAACAGGCCATTGCACTTTCCAGCATTTATGCGTGAACCACCCCCCAAAG CTAAGACTTTGAATCCTACTGTAGCACCTGTTTCGCCGAAGGTTGTGAAGCCTTCAAGTATTTCAGTTGCACCTTCTGTATCATCTTTCCAAGGGCCAGTGAAGAAATGGATACACGGTTATGCACATGCTCCTTCAGTATCATCTCATAAGCATCATCACCATGTCAGAAACCACTTCAGCAACTCTGCTCCGCAGCAATCTCCATTTCCATGGCACATTTACCACCGAGCAG GTCCTGCTATTTCCCCAGCTCAATCTCCATTCCCTACTTCTAGAAGATCACATTTGCCAGCACCTGCACCATCACCCACCATGCTGTCAAGCCAGTCTAATA AGCctactcttccacctgaattcTCCCCTTTCGGATCAGCAGAGAAAACGAAGACTCCACCGCCAAGGCCACTTCTGGCTTtacctcctccacctcctaATGAAG ATTGCGCATCAGTAACATGCACAGAGCCATTAACATACCCGCCTCCTGGAATTCCCTGCAAATGTGTATGGCCAATTCAGGTGAAACTTCGGCTAGCGGTCGCACTATACACATTCTTCCCTTTGGTTACAGAGCTTGCCAAGGAAATTTCTGCGAGTTTGTCCTTAGATCATAGCCAAGTGCGCGTAATGGGAGCAAATTCAGCCAGTCCACAACTGGAAAAAACTGCAGTTCTAATTAATTTGGTGCCGCAAGGGGAAAAATTCGGGAATGATTCTGCATTTGCAATCTATAAAAAATTCTTCCACAAGCAGGTTCATATGGAGGCATCACTGTTTGGTGATTATGAAGTTCTATATGTTCACTATCCAG GTCTTCCACCTTCACCACCTTCTAGCATCATTACCACTGACAGTTCACCATATATGGACAATGAGGACAAAGGCCCGGTGACAAAACCATTAGGGGTTAATGTGCCTAAGAGGAAAAGAGATGGCCCTAGTGGAAGCACGATTGCTGTACTTGTTCTATCATCTTTCACGGTATTAATCGTGTGCACAGTCATCACGTGGGTACTACTGAGAAAGTGTGAAGCTTGTCATCATCAATCTAAAAAGTCGCCACGGCCTCTCTCCCCAGAAAAACCTTCAG GTTTTGCTAAGCCTGTGATGCAGAGAGGTGTGTCCAACTTAGCATCAACTTCGTTCTGCTCTAATGGAATCTTGTGTGCCGGATCTGCCAAAACATTCAGCTCAAACGACATAGAGAGATTCACCAACAATTTCGATTCTTCGAGAGTACTCGGAGAAGGCGGTTTCGGGATAGTCTACAGAGGCATATTAGACAATGGAGAGGAGATGGCAGTGAAGGTTCTGAAGAGGGATGATCGTCATGGAAGCCGTGATTTCTTGTCAGAGGTGGAAATGTTGAGCCGTCTCCACCACAGAAACCTAGTCAAGTTAATTGGCATATGCGTGGAAGAACACATCCGCTGTGTTGTGTATGAACTCATAGCGAATGGAAGTGTCGATTCCCACTTACATG GTTGTGACAAGGAGAATGATCCGCTTGACTGGGGTGCTAGAATGAAGATCGCACTGGGTGCGGCTCGAGGTTTGGCCTACCTCCATGAAGACTCGAGCCCTCGTGTTATACATCGAGATTTCAAGTCCAGCAACATCTTGTTGGAGCCTGACTTCACGCCAAGAGTGTCTGACTTTGGATTGGCTAGAGCTGCAATGGACGAGGGGAACAACAGACAAGTTTCTACCCATGTTATGGGGACTTTTGG CTACTTGGCACCAGAATATGCAATGACGGGTCATCTTCTAGTCAAAAGTGATGTTTATAGCTACGGGGTTGTCCTCCTCGAACTTCTAACGGGCAGGAAGCCGGTAGATCTGTCGCAACCGCCTGGCCAAGAGAATCTCGTTTCCTGGGCCCGGCCGCTCCTCACAGACAAGGATGGCTTGCAAACAATCATCGACCCATCCGTGAGATCGAGCATGTCATTCAATAGCGTGGCCAAGGTGGCGGCAATAGCTTCAATGTGCGTGCAACCGGAGGCATCGCACCGTCCATTCATGGGTGAAGTGGTTCAAGCCTTGAAGCTAGTTATAAACGAGTTTGATGAAACGAAGGAGCTAAGTCCCGGAAGTTGCACAGGCCAAGAATCCTCTAGTTGTGTCGATGGCAAAGTTCGTAAAGTTCCACACGAATTTGTTGAAGCTTTGTTGACAGGCAACAGTACACCAATCAAAGGTTTTAACCATCTAGAACAATTGGAATGCTTCAGAGCATCAACTGGGATCGAGGACGAAGAAACCGGGTACTCCACGAGGCATTGTCGCTCGGGCCCATTGAGAATGGGAAAGAGAAGGCAATTTTGGCAGAGACTCAGGAGCTTATCCAGAGGTAGCTTGAGCGAACATGAATTTGCCTTGAAGTTCTGGCCAGATACATATTGA
- the LOC120286354 gene encoding receptor-like serine/threonine-protein kinase ALE2 isoform X3, protein MGIQMHLIVMLMGVPVLCNLLWVHGSADEASFPAASPLTITAQKHRKPLGSHSNRPLHFPAFMREPPPKAPVSPKVVKPSSISVAPSVSSFQGPVKKWIHGYAHAPSVSSHKHHHHVRNHFSNSAPQQSPFPWHIYHRAGPAISPAQSPFPTSRRSHLPAPAPSPTMLSSQSNKPTLPPEFSPFGSAEKTKTPPPRPLLALPPPPPNEDCASVTCTEPLTYPPPGIPCKCVWPIQVKLRLAVALYTFFPLVTELAKEISASLSLDHSQVRVMGANSASPQLEKTAVLINLVPQGEKFGNDSAFAIYKKFFHKQVHMEASLFGDYEVLYVHYPGLPPSPPSSIITTDSSPYMDNEDKGPVTKPLGVNVPKRKRDGPSGSTIAVLVLSSFTVLIVCTVITWVLLRKCEACHHQSKKSPRPLSPEKPSAGFAKPVMQRGVSNLASTSFCSNGILCAGSAKTFSSNDIERFTNNFDSSRVLGEGGFGIVYRGILDNGEEMAVKVLKRDDRHGSRDFLSEVEMLSRLHHRNLVKLIGICVEEHIRCVVYELIANGSVDSHLHGCDKENDPLDWGARMKIALGAARGLAYLHEDSSPRVIHRDFKSSNILLEPDFTPRVSDFGLARAAMDEGNNRQVSTHVMGTFGYLAPEYAMTGHLLVKSDVYSYGVVLLELLTGRKPVDLSQPPGQENLVSWARPLLTDKDGLQTIIDPSVRSSMSFNSVAKVAAIASMCVQPEASHRPFMGEVVQALKLVINEFDETKELSPGSCTGQESSSCVDGKVRKVPHEFVEALLTGNSTPIKGFNHLEQLECFRASTGIEDEETGYSTRHCRSGPLRMGKRRQFWQRLRSLSRGSLSEHEFALKFWPDTY, encoded by the exons ATGGGTATTCAAATGCACTTGATTGTCATGCTGATGGGAGTACCTGTGCTCTGCAATTTGTTGTGGGTTCACGGATCTGCAG ACGAGGCCTCCTTTCCGGCTGCTAGTCCTCTTACGATTACCGCACAAAAACACAGGAAGCCACTTGGCTCACACTCAAACAGGCCATTGCACTTTCCAGCATTTATGCGTGAACCACCCCCCAAAG CACCTGTTTCGCCGAAGGTTGTGAAGCCTTCAAGTATTTCAGTTGCACCTTCTGTATCATCTTTCCAAGGGCCAGTGAAGAAATGGATACACGGTTATGCACATGCTCCTTCAGTATCATCTCATAAGCATCATCACCATGTCAGAAACCACTTCAGCAACTCTGCTCCGCAGCAATCTCCATTTCCATGGCACATTTACCACCGAGCAG GTCCTGCTATTTCCCCAGCTCAATCTCCATTCCCTACTTCTAGAAGATCACATTTGCCAGCACCTGCACCATCACCCACCATGCTGTCAAGCCAGTCTAATA AGCctactcttccacctgaattcTCCCCTTTCGGATCAGCAGAGAAAACGAAGACTCCACCGCCAAGGCCACTTCTGGCTTtacctcctccacctcctaATGAAG ATTGCGCATCAGTAACATGCACAGAGCCATTAACATACCCGCCTCCTGGAATTCCCTGCAAATGTGTATGGCCAATTCAGGTGAAACTTCGGCTAGCGGTCGCACTATACACATTCTTCCCTTTGGTTACAGAGCTTGCCAAGGAAATTTCTGCGAGTTTGTCCTTAGATCATAGCCAAGTGCGCGTAATGGGAGCAAATTCAGCCAGTCCACAACTGGAAAAAACTGCAGTTCTAATTAATTTGGTGCCGCAAGGGGAAAAATTCGGGAATGATTCTGCATTTGCAATCTATAAAAAATTCTTCCACAAGCAGGTTCATATGGAGGCATCACTGTTTGGTGATTATGAAGTTCTATATGTTCACTATCCAG GTCTTCCACCTTCACCACCTTCTAGCATCATTACCACTGACAGTTCACCATATATGGACAATGAGGACAAAGGCCCGGTGACAAAACCATTAGGGGTTAATGTGCCTAAGAGGAAAAGAGATGGCCCTAGTGGAAGCACGATTGCTGTACTTGTTCTATCATCTTTCACGGTATTAATCGTGTGCACAGTCATCACGTGGGTACTACTGAGAAAGTGTGAAGCTTGTCATCATCAATCTAAAAAGTCGCCACGGCCTCTCTCCCCAGAAAAACCTTCAG CAGGTTTTGCTAAGCCTGTGATGCAGAGAGGTGTGTCCAACTTAGCATCAACTTCGTTCTGCTCTAATGGAATCTTGTGTGCCGGATCTGCCAAAACATTCAGCTCAAACGACATAGAGAGATTCACCAACAATTTCGATTCTTCGAGAGTACTCGGAGAAGGCGGTTTCGGGATAGTCTACAGAGGCATATTAGACAATGGAGAGGAGATGGCAGTGAAGGTTCTGAAGAGGGATGATCGTCATGGAAGCCGTGATTTCTTGTCAGAGGTGGAAATGTTGAGCCGTCTCCACCACAGAAACCTAGTCAAGTTAATTGGCATATGCGTGGAAGAACACATCCGCTGTGTTGTGTATGAACTCATAGCGAATGGAAGTGTCGATTCCCACTTACATG GTTGTGACAAGGAGAATGATCCGCTTGACTGGGGTGCTAGAATGAAGATCGCACTGGGTGCGGCTCGAGGTTTGGCCTACCTCCATGAAGACTCGAGCCCTCGTGTTATACATCGAGATTTCAAGTCCAGCAACATCTTGTTGGAGCCTGACTTCACGCCAAGAGTGTCTGACTTTGGATTGGCTAGAGCTGCAATGGACGAGGGGAACAACAGACAAGTTTCTACCCATGTTATGGGGACTTTTGG CTACTTGGCACCAGAATATGCAATGACGGGTCATCTTCTAGTCAAAAGTGATGTTTATAGCTACGGGGTTGTCCTCCTCGAACTTCTAACGGGCAGGAAGCCGGTAGATCTGTCGCAACCGCCTGGCCAAGAGAATCTCGTTTCCTGGGCCCGGCCGCTCCTCACAGACAAGGATGGCTTGCAAACAATCATCGACCCATCCGTGAGATCGAGCATGTCATTCAATAGCGTGGCCAAGGTGGCGGCAATAGCTTCAATGTGCGTGCAACCGGAGGCATCGCACCGTCCATTCATGGGTGAAGTGGTTCAAGCCTTGAAGCTAGTTATAAACGAGTTTGATGAAACGAAGGAGCTAAGTCCCGGAAGTTGCACAGGCCAAGAATCCTCTAGTTGTGTCGATGGCAAAGTTCGTAAAGTTCCACACGAATTTGTTGAAGCTTTGTTGACAGGCAACAGTACACCAATCAAAGGTTTTAACCATCTAGAACAATTGGAATGCTTCAGAGCATCAACTGGGATCGAGGACGAAGAAACCGGGTACTCCACGAGGCATTGTCGCTCGGGCCCATTGAGAATGGGAAAGAGAAGGCAATTTTGGCAGAGACTCAGGAGCTTATCCAGAGGTAGCTTGAGCGAACATGAATTTGCCTTGAAGTTCTGGCCAGATACATATTGA